Genomic DNA from Rhodothermales bacterium:
GTTTGCCGGCCCCGTCCTGCCGAAAGACAAACGTACTGCCGGGTCGTACGGAGATCCGAAGTGAAGCCTCGCCTGCCCCGTCAGCGAGCAATAGCGTCAGCTCGTCCCGGGAGGACGAATAGGCATCCTCGATGCGCCACCCGCGCAGTGAGCCGTTCCATTCACGCGCGAGCGCGCGCAACGTGTAATAGCCGAGCAGCACTCAGTTTGCCTTGGCGGGACGCGAGCGAGCTTCGGCAATCATGGAGAGGACCCAGATGACTGCCCATCCGCCGGCCGCCCAGAGCTGCCCCGCGTACAGCAGGAGACCCACATTGGCGGCGTACAGCACGTGGAAGAACCATGTCGGCACGCCCTGAGAGCGCACGGGCACGTTCCCTGCCACCGCGCCCAGCTTCAGCAAAAGCATGAGCCCGGTATAGATCCACACCACCCAAAGTGCCCACGCCTGGCCGGCAAATGCGACATACGCAATAAGCAGCGTCACTGCGATGTCGATTACCACATGCCTAATCCAGCCCATTCCCGGGTATTCAGTTGTTTCAGTAAATCGCTCAGCGAAGTATATAGCACGCATGCTACGCATGCGGTCGGTATTGCTGGCGCTGGTGCTACTCCTCCCGGCGTGCCAGGGTTTTGGCGGATTCGGGGACCCGGAGCCAGCGGATTCGCTGGTGGTGTCCGTGGACTCTTCGATGGTCGCGGATTCGACGGCCGGCCTGCAGGGCGCGATTTCGCCCGCGGTGGTGACGGCAGACCCGGGAGGGTCGCCTGCGCAGTCCGCTGAGGCAACGGCAGCGCCGGGCGGACCGCCTGCGCAGTCCGCTCCTCCTTCCGTTACGCCCGCCTCTGGCGACAGCCTCGCGCAGGCCATCGCCGCCCTCGTCCTGCAGCAGCTCCAGGGGCAGGTCCGCGACACCTTTATCGTGCGGATCGACACCGTGCGCGCACCCGCTGCTGCGGCAGATACCACCGTGGCTCCGGTGGAGCGTATCCAGGAAGGCCTGCGCAATGTGGGTGCCCGCATCATCTTCGCCGCGCTGCTCATCATCGCGGTTTACTACTTCCTTCGGGCGTTGCTTTGGCTTCTGGAGGCCATTGCCGAACGGAGCGCCGCGCGCCGCCTGTTCTTCAAGCGCCTGATTCCCATTGTGCGCATGGTGGTGTGGGCCATCACCATCTATTTCATCGTGACGAGCGTCTTCTCGGTAGACCGCAACGGGCTACTGGCCGCTTCTGCAGCACTCGGCGTCGGCATTGGCCTGGCCGCCCAGGACCTCATCAAGAACCTGCTGGCCGGCATCATCATCATTTTCGACGCGCCGTTCCAGGTAGGTGACAAGGTGGCGGTGGGAGCCACGTACGGCGAGGTCAAGTCCATCGGAATCCGCTCCACCCGCATCGTCACTCTGGACGACAACCTGGTCTCCGTTCCGAACTCCCAGGTGGTCGATGGGCAGGTAGCCAACGCCAACGCCGGCGTGCTGGACTGCCAGGTAGTGACTACGCTGTATCTGCCGGGATGGACGGACGCCAGTCTGGCCAAGAAAATCGCCTTTGAGGCTGCCGCCAACTCCCGGTACGTCTATCTCGAAAAGCCCATCGTGGTGCACGTGCGGGATGAATTCAAGGAAACGTTCCTCACCAAGATTGTCGTGAAGGCCTACGTGCTGGACCACCTGTACGAGTCCGCCCTCAGCACGGATATCACTGAAACGGCCAAGATGGGCTTCCTGAAGGCGGGGTTGCTGTACCCGGTGTACGGCCTGCAGGCCCCTGAGGAATTGGCTCCGTTCATCGCCGGACCGGCCGAGCCGGAGGAGGGCGACGATGAGTAGCACCTGGGCTGCTCCGGAGGAACACCTGCTGGAGGCGGAGGCTGAGCTGGAATCGGCATCCACCGCTTTCGAAACCGCGGTGCGGGCCGAGCTGCGGGCGTGGGCCGCGGCGGTTCGCAGTCAGGTGGTGCGACCCTTTGGGCGCATGACGGCGGATGTCTCGGGCAGTCACGACAGCCTGAAGACGGCGCTTCACGCGCAGATTGC
This window encodes:
- a CDS encoding mechanosensitive ion channel is translated as MLRMRSVLLALVLLLPACQGFGGFGDPEPADSLVVSVDSSMVADSTAGLQGAISPAVVTADPGGSPAQSAEATAAPGGPPAQSAPPSVTPASGDSLAQAIAALVLQQLQGQVRDTFIVRIDTVRAPAAAADTTVAPVERIQEGLRNVGARIIFAALLIIAVYYFLRALLWLLEAIAERSAARRLFFKRLIPIVRMVVWAITIYFIVTSVFSVDRNGLLAASAALGVGIGLAAQDLIKNLLAGIIIIFDAPFQVGDKVAVGATYGEVKSIGIRSTRIVTLDDNLVSVPNSQVVDGQVANANAGVLDCQVVTTLYLPGWTDASLAKKIAFEAAANSRYVYLEKPIVVHVRDEFKETFLTKIVVKAYVLDHLYESALSTDITETAKMGFLKAGLLYPVYGLQAPEELAPFIAGPAEPEEGDDE